The Rubritalea squalenifaciens DSM 18772 genome includes a region encoding these proteins:
- a CDS encoding Ig-like domain-containing protein — protein MTNKLSGSLLAQGLFVASATSLFAAAPVAHDDVIAAQQDVALQLDYLHLNDKDDDGDALTVLSVGTPLYGTLTPVGANHYQYTPASGFTGRDSFTYVVSDGNGGTDTATVTISVNASVNMEAARDAILLNVATLADPTQPGYMTAWGPTAFSVTNYAGEGEDRPMVAASTLGAGKVIAMPDHQWLNMNSYGGDASTGNFYKNGISWLAGSSSQTIKIVTLSSGVQTWLQGEGYTNVVLSNTSSLSTDLSGAAVLIPGWLGSNASQATLDTVGDYVRAGGGLFMCDYSPGYSWWWGKQKYDIPGNKLLREAGIYFVENGYSGGVQNLNRGNDHVDFDLIEGVFTNPGAHTQNEKDLAVGVMQKLVDSLHPDDIAYARLVSLFGDTVAGITPTEANPVTDSFETTLLDIECSLLAKLDPAEMTAHRAALPVSASAPRVTNATFTAVSPPAGHSTKTIYTPFYAAPGELVTVNVPAELAGIGLKLRTSHLRSGSGGNNYPVMPKQIIDFNLDATQVQIANPHGGLIQIIVPSNVTWTGDQIVTVTGAVEAPYFKLGETTDAEWVAGIRDRGTPFGVLDSPEATLVIDSDMYLRTLSDPQDVMTEWDYFCGKVREFYAYDAGRQLPVHHDYYAAGGVSTYPQSYGRGSNITNAEDLQSSSYALTLHEYGHICDSGNIIFYEFGETSPNMGGKWMQEVHRKYSWKQELTVGRINNYFRMQADDLWNHYNHYAVDVKGTPFDLLSDEFGPALIKDTVAALTAASGLSTSQDKIDAWATELSARTGYNMTDFFASWQLVVSASAQTNLSQYADWMPVERVSESLTVEAGQAVVFNDPSSNDFSYDGGLTLTGVGQPSNGTVAPNGDGTYTYTPNGGFTGSDSFTYTVTNATGNVFTSTIEVKVLSAANNPKLAVFDGFADGSGWTTINLDKSYSSMVVVAQPVVGVGGPAIATRIRNASGSSFEVRLDRIDGSVTPVGATAVRFLVVEEGVYNEATHGIKMEAVKFNSSVTDVAGSLAGESRALAYQRYDHYYIPTVFGQVMTSNDANWSAFWYRGGSNSISVGKHVGEDPNATRANETIGYIVMEAGSYQFGDYQIQVGSLGADGHDGLSGLGASPSSHNFERFPRIDSALFSADITKPWGGSDDGDEGFVAMQSQASGNTVRAYLVEDSLGDAETAPGNKGGSYLLANYTGSSPIAKIDAATSLDGSQTLISVLDNDVVSGVPMVSVTQPANGTVVVNSDGTLTYTPNAGFTGQDNFTYTVDNGASQVTAPVSVDVISPNASQAGILEDRFNGISGGDVASLTSSANYPDSPSSTAIWTSIDSGTGTGDSYGRRVYGVVVPPTTGDYTFWIASDDHSELWLSSDNSSQNVSRIAYLNGWTGYQSWGTGSQQSAAVTLEAGKAYYIEVLHKEGGGGDHVAVAWQGPGISRQVLANPYLHTAGETAPTAGSIANVSVNEDSADTVIDLSSVFTDGDPGDAVSVAIHGNTNPDLVSASIVGNTLTLSYPTLESGAATITVRGTDRINALATASFTVTVNDANPDSDGDGLTDSWEVANFGSIAAQDGSGDADGDGLSNAGELAAGTDPNNPDSDGDGFSDSFELAQGSNPSDAQSSPDTLLAALWKFDGSSTTQSNDVIGGVAGDLVGGASLTSDGLGRTGSAGDKALDLGNNGDGKRLETLNLDFLQQASADDKLTISFWQKLDQTGVYMSSFWAVSPTSGDGNRGLQAHTPWSNGTIYFDMGGTTSVNRVSAATPAGVDWTQWNHIALVKNGGTAEIWINGVLAMSETGKAALVTDYTKLVLGANGTGGNSIDGLLDEFAFFKTALNASQISDLASGADPVSIVENAAPVATDATFSVSENAAAGTSVGTVSATDPDVGDTLTYSITAGNGGGEFAINSSTGEITTTVALDYEAAAQYVLTVEVSDGSLTDTATITVDVTNVNEAPVANGASGNVNEDAAVGTTVATVTSTDPDAGDSATYAITAGNDGSFAIDSSTGVITSAAGLDYETTSSYTLTVEVTDGGGLTDTASVGIAINDVANDDSDSDGLADEWEVANFGSVSATDGASDSDGDGLSNAEEMAIGGDPNSSDSDSDGFADVLEVTVGTDLADAQSTPDSTYSGLHSWWNLNEAAGATTALDNSGSGFHASVNDITFNGSEATFDGVDDGLNAGTAAAILGTGDYTVSAHVKTAAGFSATGTVIQQRDPGSVGYQGEYMLNVNANGTVTYFIYNSGYQVNLTTTATVNDGNWHHIMAVRSGTTVTVYIDGVQAAQGTGTAKELLSRSVTIGYDHRDNNKYFNGSIDDVRVYNRAVNNQEFYPNSAPTASDDTFSVNENAAAGTSVGTVIATDPDAGDILAYAIVAGNAGGEFAIDAGTGAITTTAALDYETASQYVLTVEVTDSGLLTDTATITVNVNNVNEAPVANDASGSVAEDAAIGTAVATVTSSDVD, from the coding sequence ATGACAAACAAACTAAGCGGGTCGCTGCTCGCTCAAGGTTTATTTGTGGCAAGTGCCACTAGCCTTTTTGCAGCTGCACCCGTCGCTCACGATGATGTAATTGCCGCTCAGCAAGATGTCGCACTCCAGCTCGACTATCTTCATCTTAATGACAAAGATGATGACGGTGACGCCCTAACGGTATTGTCCGTTGGAACTCCGCTCTATGGTACACTCACGCCAGTTGGGGCTAACCACTACCAATACACTCCAGCCAGTGGCTTTACTGGCAGGGATAGCTTTACCTATGTGGTTTCTGATGGAAACGGGGGTACAGACACGGCTACTGTGACTATTTCGGTCAATGCTAGTGTTAATATGGAAGCTGCCAGAGATGCGATTCTTCTCAATGTGGCAACTCTAGCAGATCCTACCCAGCCTGGTTACATGACGGCATGGGGGCCGACAGCATTCAGTGTAACCAACTATGCCGGTGAGGGTGAAGACCGACCAATGGTCGCGGCTTCCACGCTCGGTGCAGGTAAGGTGATCGCCATGCCTGACCATCAGTGGTTGAATATGAATAGCTACGGAGGCGATGCGTCCACTGGGAATTTCTACAAGAATGGCATTTCCTGGTTGGCTGGTTCTAGCAGCCAGACCATTAAGATCGTTACTCTTAGTTCAGGGGTTCAAACCTGGCTGCAGGGTGAGGGTTACACGAATGTAGTTCTTTCTAACACATCAAGTCTTTCTACAGACCTCTCAGGTGCAGCGGTTTTGATTCCCGGCTGGCTGGGTAGCAATGCCTCGCAGGCAACGCTCGACACGGTGGGCGACTATGTGAGAGCAGGCGGAGGTCTCTTCATGTGTGACTACAGCCCCGGATACAGCTGGTGGTGGGGTAAGCAGAAGTACGACATTCCGGGCAACAAGCTTTTGCGTGAAGCTGGCATCTATTTTGTAGAGAATGGCTATTCTGGAGGAGTGCAAAACCTCAACCGAGGCAATGACCATGTGGACTTCGACCTGATTGAAGGTGTCTTCACCAATCCAGGGGCGCACACCCAGAACGAAAAAGATTTGGCAGTCGGAGTCATGCAGAAGCTGGTTGACTCCCTACATCCGGATGATATTGCTTACGCTCGTCTTGTAAGTCTCTTTGGGGACACCGTGGCTGGCATTACTCCCACGGAAGCCAATCCGGTGACTGATAGTTTTGAAACAACCTTGCTCGATATCGAGTGCTCACTCTTGGCTAAGCTGGATCCAGCAGAAATGACCGCACATCGTGCAGCACTTCCTGTTTCCGCATCGGCTCCACGCGTGACGAACGCCACCTTTACGGCGGTGTCACCGCCAGCAGGTCATTCCACGAAGACGATCTACACCCCCTTCTATGCGGCTCCTGGTGAGTTGGTGACCGTCAATGTGCCTGCGGAGCTTGCTGGTATTGGTCTGAAGTTGCGTACCAGTCACCTTCGTTCTGGCTCAGGTGGCAATAACTACCCGGTCATGCCGAAGCAGATCATCGATTTCAATCTCGATGCGACCCAAGTACAGATCGCAAACCCGCACGGTGGATTGATCCAGATCATTGTTCCAAGTAATGTCACCTGGACTGGTGATCAGATTGTGACTGTCACGGGCGCTGTTGAAGCTCCTTACTTCAAGCTTGGTGAAACTACCGATGCGGAGTGGGTGGCTGGAATTCGTGACCGTGGTACTCCATTCGGTGTGCTGGATTCCCCTGAGGCTACCTTGGTTATCGATTCAGACATGTATCTCCGCACGCTTAGTGATCCACAAGATGTGATGACCGAGTGGGATTACTTCTGTGGCAAGGTCCGTGAATTCTATGCCTATGATGCTGGTCGCCAGTTGCCAGTGCATCATGACTACTACGCTGCTGGTGGTGTGTCCACTTACCCGCAGTCCTATGGTAGAGGTTCTAACATTACGAACGCAGAAGACCTGCAGTCTTCATCTTATGCGCTGACTCTCCACGAGTACGGTCACATCTGCGACTCTGGGAACATCATCTTCTACGAGTTTGGTGAGACCAGCCCGAACATGGGTGGCAAGTGGATGCAGGAGGTTCACCGTAAGTATTCTTGGAAGCAGGAGCTTACCGTTGGGCGTATTAATAACTACTTCCGCATGCAGGCTGATGATCTCTGGAACCACTACAACCACTATGCGGTGGATGTAAAAGGGACTCCATTTGATCTTCTCTCTGATGAGTTTGGTCCAGCTCTGATCAAGGATACAGTTGCCGCTCTTACAGCAGCTTCCGGTCTTTCTACGAGTCAGGATAAGATTGATGCCTGGGCTACTGAGCTGAGTGCTCGCACAGGTTACAATATGACCGACTTCTTTGCTAGCTGGCAGCTTGTGGTATCAGCAAGTGCGCAGACTAACCTGAGTCAGTACGCTGACTGGATGCCTGTCGAGCGTGTCTCCGAGTCGCTGACCGTTGAAGCCGGGCAGGCTGTGGTCTTTAATGACCCTAGCTCGAATGACTTTAGTTATGATGGTGGTCTGACACTTACGGGTGTAGGTCAACCTTCTAACGGAACGGTTGCACCCAATGGTGACGGTACCTATACCTACACTCCGAATGGAGGATTCACAGGTAGTGATTCCTTCACCTACACAGTGACCAATGCGACTGGAAATGTCTTTACCAGTACTATTGAGGTCAAGGTGCTGAGTGCAGCCAATAATCCTAAGCTGGCAGTTTTCGATGGATTTGCTGACGGCAGTGGCTGGACAACGATCAATCTAGACAAGAGCTACAGCTCCATGGTTGTCGTGGCTCAGCCAGTTGTAGGAGTTGGAGGCCCAGCGATCGCAACTCGTATCCGCAATGCTTCTGGCTCTTCATTCGAAGTTCGTCTGGATCGTATTGATGGTTCCGTCACACCGGTGGGCGCAACTGCGGTACGTTTCCTCGTGGTTGAAGAAGGTGTCTATAACGAAGCGACTCACGGCATTAAGATGGAGGCTGTGAAGTTCAATAGCTCCGTGACGGATGTGGCAGGTTCACTCGCTGGTGAAAGCCGAGCTCTGGCTTATCAGCGTTACGATCATTACTACATTCCAACCGTATTTGGTCAGGTGATGACCAGCAATGATGCGAATTGGTCAGCTTTCTGGTACAGAGGCGGTAGTAACTCCATCTCTGTAGGTAAGCATGTTGGTGAAGATCCTAACGCGACCCGTGCCAATGAGACCATCGGCTACATCGTGATGGAGGCCGGTTCCTATCAGTTTGGCGATTATCAGATTCAGGTTGGTAGTCTTGGTGCTGATGGGCATGATGGTCTGTCAGGTTTGGGAGCTTCCCCCTCAAGTCATAACTTTGAGAGATTTCCCCGTATCGACTCCGCGCTCTTCTCAGCAGATATCACCAAGCCATGGGGAGGTTCTGATGATGGTGATGAAGGCTTCGTGGCCATGCAGTCCCAGGCATCTGGAAATACAGTGAGAGCCTACTTGGTGGAAGATTCACTGGGTGATGCTGAGACGGCTCCTGGCAACAAAGGTGGTTCCTACCTTCTTGCGAATTACACAGGCAGTTCGCCAATCGCCAAGATCGATGCAGCTACCTCTCTTGATGGTAGCCAGACATTGATTTCCGTTTTGGATAACGATGTAGTGAGCGGTGTGCCAATGGTGAGCGTCACTCAGCCAGCGAACGGTACGGTAGTCGTCAATAGTGACGGTACGCTTACCTACACGCCAAATGCGGGATTCACCGGACAAGACAACTTCACGTACACCGTGGATAATGGAGCCTCACAGGTGACTGCACCCGTGAGTGTGGATGTCATCAGCCCGAATGCCAGCCAGGCTGGTATCTTAGAAGATCGCTTCAACGGTATTTCCGGTGGTGATGTCGCCTCATTGACAAGCAGTGCCAATTACCCTGATAGCCCAAGTTCTACTGCTATCTGGACTTCCATCGATTCTGGAACTGGTACAGGCGACTCCTATGGTCGTCGTGTCTATGGTGTCGTAGTTCCTCCTACTACAGGCGACTACACCTTCTGGATTGCTAGTGATGACCACAGTGAGCTCTGGCTCAGTTCTGATAATTCTTCGCAGAACGTCTCTCGTATTGCCTACCTGAATGGTTGGACAGGATATCAGAGCTGGGGCACAGGATCTCAGCAATCAGCAGCCGTAACACTGGAGGCTGGCAAGGCGTACTATATTGAAGTGCTTCACAAAGAAGGTGGTGGCGGTGACCACGTGGCAGTAGCCTGGCAGGGTCCCGGCATTAGTCGGCAGGTGCTTGCCAATCCTTATCTGCATACTGCTGGTGAAACTGCTCCAACTGCAGGTAGCATCGCGAATGTATCCGTGAATGAAGATTCCGCAGACACGGTGATCGATCTTTCCAGTGTCTTCACAGATGGTGACCCTGGAGATGCTGTTAGTGTGGCTATTCATGGAAATACCAATCCAGACCTAGTCTCGGCTTCTATTGTTGGAAATACTCTGACGCTCAGCTATCCTACTTTGGAGAGTGGTGCCGCAACTATCACGGTGCGCGGTACTGACCGTATCAATGCCCTGGCAACAGCCAGTTTCACGGTAACCGTGAATGACGCGAATCCTGATTCCGACGGCGATGGTCTTACTGACTCCTGGGAAGTGGCTAACTTCGGTAGCATCGCAGCCCAGGACGGCAGCGGTGATGCTGATGGTGACGGCCTGAGTAATGCAGGTGAACTCGCTGCAGGAACAGATCCAAACAATCCGGATTCCGATGGTGATGGATTTAGTGATAGCTTTGAATTAGCTCAAGGTTCTAACCCTTCTGATGCACAGAGTTCTCCTGATACCTTACTTGCGGCATTGTGGAAGTTTGACGGCTCATCCACTACCCAGTCGAATGATGTGATTGGTGGAGTTGCCGGTGACTTGGTTGGAGGGGCTTCCCTCACCAGTGATGGGCTGGGTCGCACTGGCTCAGCTGGAGATAAGGCGCTCGATCTGGGTAACAATGGTGACGGTAAACGCCTGGAAACATTGAATCTGGATTTCTTGCAGCAAGCTTCTGCGGATGACAAGCTGACCATTAGTTTCTGGCAAAAACTTGATCAGACTGGAGTTTATATGAGCTCTTTCTGGGCTGTTTCGCCAACCAGTGGGGATGGCAATCGTGGATTGCAGGCTCATACACCTTGGTCTAACGGCACCATCTATTTTGATATGGGTGGTACCACATCAGTAAATCGCGTATCTGCAGCTACACCTGCTGGTGTTGACTGGACTCAGTGGAACCATATTGCCCTTGTGAAGAATGGGGGTACAGCCGAGATCTGGATCAACGGTGTGCTGGCCATGTCTGAGACAGGAAAAGCGGCGTTGGTGACAGACTATACAAAGCTTGTGCTCGGCGCCAATGGTACTGGAGGTAATAGCATTGACGGTTTGTTGGATGAATTCGCTTTCTTCAAGACTGCATTGAATGCTTCACAAATTAGTGATCTTGCGAGTGGTGCGGATCCGGTATCTATCGTTGAAAATGCTGCTCCAGTAGCGACAGACGCTACCTTCAGTGTCAGTGAAAATGCTGCGGCTGGTACTTCAGTCGGCACGGTGAGCGCAACTGATCCTGATGTAGGCGACACGCTTACTTATAGCATCACCGCTGGCAATGGCGGTGGCGAGTTTGCCATCAACTCCTCCACTGGTGAAATCACCACGACAGTGGCTCTCGACTACGAGGCTGCAGCCCAGTATGTGCTGACCGTGGAGGTAAGCGACGGCTCCCTCACCGACACCGCGACCATCACCGTGGACGTGACCAACGTGAACGAAGCCCCTGTGGCCAACGGTGCAAGCGGTAACGTCAACGAAGATGCAGCCGTAGGTACTACCGTGGCTACCGTGACTTCGACTGATCCTGATGCTGGTGACTCCGCGACTTATGCGATCACTGCGGGCAACGACGGTTCCTTTGCAATCGACAGTTCCACTGGTGTGATCACCTCGGCAGCCGGTCTCGACTACGAAACTACCAGCAGCTACACGCTCACCGTAGAAGTGACTGACGGTGGTGGACTCACCGATACCGCCAGCGTAGGCATCGCCATCAACGACGTGGCCAACGACGACTCCGACAGCGACGGCCTGGCCGACGAATGGGAAGTGGCCAACTTCGGCTCGGTCTCCGCCACTGACGGCGCCAGCGACAGCGATGGTGACGGACTATCCAACGCCGAGGAAATGGCAATCGGAGGTGATCCTAACAGCAGTGACTCCGACAGCGACGGCTTCGCCGATGTGCTGGAAGTGACCGTAGGTACCGACCTGGCTGATGCCCAGAGCACCCCGGATTCCACCTACTCCGGACTCCACAGCTGGTGGAATCTCAATGAGGCGGCTGGTGCGACCACCGCACTGGATAACTCCGGCAGCGGCTTCCACGCCAGCGTCAATGACATCACCTTCAACGGCAGCGAAGCTACCTTCGACGGTGTGGACGACGGTCTCAATGCAGGAACTGCAGCAGCGATTCTGGGAACAGGAGATTATACTGTCTCCGCCCATGTGAAGACTGCTGCGGGCTTCAGTGCCACAGGCACCGTCATCCAGCAGCGCGATCCAGGTAGCGTCGGCTACCAGGGTGAGTACATGCTCAACGTGAACGCCAATGGTACGGTGACCTACTTCATCTACAACAGCGGCTATCAGGTGAACCTGACCACCACGGCTACGGTGAACGACGGCAACTGGCACCACATCATGGCTGTCCGCAGCGGCACCACCGTGACCGTCTACATCGATGGCGTGCAGGCTGCACAGGGAACAGGCACCGCCAAGGAGCTGCTCTCCAGAAGCGTGACCATCGGTTACGACCACCGCGACAACAACAAGTACTTCAACGGCTCCATCGACGACGTGCGCGTTTACAACCGTGCAGTGAACAACCAGGAGTTCTACCCGAACAGTGCCCCGACCGCCAGCGACGACACCTTCTCAGTGAATGAGAATGCCGCCGCAGGAACCAGCGTGGGTACCGTGATCGCTACCGATCCTGATGCGGGCGACATCCTTGCGTATGCCATCGTGGCAGGCAACGCAGGCGGCGAGTTCGCTATCGATGCCGGCACCGGTGCCATCACCACGACTGCGGCACTCGACTACG